A window of the Phaseolus vulgaris cultivar G19833 chromosome 5, P. vulgaris v2.0, whole genome shotgun sequence genome harbors these coding sequences:
- the LOC137835145 gene encoding ABC transporter G family member 10, translating to MGSPFRPISCTRKTPYRIETRNLSYKLCSQLDEYRSLCFGSSPGRGAKFILKDVNCEARPGELTAIAGPSGAGKTTLLEILAGRISPCNKVSGHVLVNHRPMDVNRFRRTSGYVTQDDALFPSLTVRETLMYSAMLRLPGGRKVAAVRVEELMKELGLDHIADSRIGGASDHGISGGERRRVSIGVDLVHDPAVILIDEPTSGLDSASALNVVSLLRLVAFNQGKTIILTIHQPGFRILELFDGLILLSDGFVMHNGSLNLLEARLKLAGHHIPDHVNVLEFALDVMESLVIHTSESGDNQFLLKENQDHKMRMQYSKVAKVKAIAYSNSPMEEIAILGQRFCCNIFRTKQLFVTRILQAIVAGFILGSIFFNVGNQQSHAALQTRSGFFAFSLTFLLSSTTEGLPIFLAERRGFMRETSGGAYRVSSYVLANALVFLPFLLLVGLLYSTPVYWLVGLRKDIDGFLYFSVVVWLVLLMSNSLVACFSALVPNFILGSSVIAGLMGSFFLFSGYFISEEKIPSYWIYMHYLSLFKYPFECLMINEYGGERGKTRCLEISNGKCILHGVEFLRQQGLKDSQKWSNLPVMLSFIVGYRVLNFFILWFRCYRTRK from the coding sequence CAAGTTCATTTTGAAGGATGTGAATTGTGAGGCAAGGCCAGGGGAGCTGACTGCTATTGCTGGTCCTAGTGGAGCTGGAAAAACCACACTGCTTGAGATTCTTGCAGGGAGAATATCTCCGTGTAATAAAGTGTCTGGTCATGTGCTTGTCAATCATAGGCCTATGGATGTGAACCGGTTTAGAAGAACATCAGGGTATGTGACACAAGATGATGCTTTGTTCCCTTCACTGACAGTTAGAGAGACACTCATGTATAGTGCCATGCTGAGGCTTCCTGGGGGAAGAAAAGTAGCTGCCGTCAGAGTTGAAGAGTTGATGAAGGAGCTTGGGTTGGACCATATTGCAGATTCAAGAATTGGAGGTGCATCAGACCATGGTATATCCGGAGGGGAAAGGCGTAGAGTTTCCATTGGTGTGGACTTGGTTCATGACCCTGCAGTTATTTTGATTGATGAACCAACTTCAGGGTTGGATTCAGCATCAGCTCTTAATGTAGTCTCATTGCTTAGACTTGTGGCGTTTAATCAAGGTAAGACAATTATCTTAACTATCCACCAACCTGGTTTCCGAATCTTAGAGCTGTTTGATGGCCTCATTTTGCTGTCCGATGGATTTGTGATGCATAATGGATCATTGAATCTTCTTGAGGCTAGGCTCAAGTTAGCTGGGCACCACATTCCCGACCATGTCAATGTCCTTGAGTTTGCTCTTGATGTCATGGAAAGCTTGGTTATTCATACTTCAGAATCTGGGGACAACCAGTTTCTGCTCAAAGAGAACCAAGATCATAAAATGAGAATGCAGTACTCTAAGGTTGCCAAAGTAAAGGCAATTGCGTATTCAAATTCTCCTATGGAGGAGATTGCAATCCTGGGACAAAGATTTTGCTGCAACATATTCAGAACCAAGCAACTATTTGTCACCAGAATCCTACAGGCCATAGTAGCTGGTTTTATTCTAGGGAGCATATTTTTCAATGTTGGCAATCAACAGAGTCATGCAGCATTGCAAACAAGAAGTGGCTTCTTTGCTTTCAGCCTTACCTTTTTGTTATCATCAACAACAGAAGGCTTGCCTATTTTCTTGGCTGAGAGAAGAGGTTTTATGAGAGAGACCTCTGGAGGAGCTTATAGAGTTTCTTCCTATGTTTTAGCTAATGCCCTTGTGTTCCTTCCCTTCCTTCTATTGGTTGGTCTTCTGTACTCTACTCCAGTTTATTGGCTTGTAGGATTAAGGAAAGACATCGATGGTTTCCTTTACTTCTCCGTAGTGGTTTGGTTGGTTCTACTCATGTCGAATTCTCTTGTGGCTTGTTTCAGCGCTCTGGTCCCAAATTTCATCCTGGGGAGCTCAGTAATTGCAGGTCTAATGGGGtctttctttctattttcaGGGTATTTCATATCTGAGGAAAAAATACCAAGTTACTGGATTTATATGCACTATTTGAGCCTATTCAAGTATCCATTTGAGTGTCTAATGATAAATGAGTATGGGGGAGAGCGAGGGAAAACGAGGTGCTTAGAAATTAGCAACGGAAAATGCATACTACATGGAGTTGAATTCTTAAGACAACAGGGTCTGAAAGATTCACAAAAATGGAGCAATTTGCCTGTAATGTTGAGTTTCATAGTGGGATATAGAGTGCTTAACTTTTTCATTCTTTGGTTCAGATGCTACAGGACAAGAAAATAG